The Oncorhynchus nerka isolate Pitt River unplaced genomic scaffold, Oner_Uvic_2.0 unplaced_scaffold_6392, whole genome shotgun sequence genome contains the following window.
cctgtggttaacggtcagagcccaggtctgacagaacctgtgattaacggtcagagcccaggtctgacagaacctgtggttaacagtcagagcccaggtctgacagaacctgtgattaacggtcagaacccaggtctgacagaacctgtgattaacggtcagagcccaggtctgacagaacctgtgattaacgatCAGAACcccggtctgacagaacctgtgattaacggtcagaacccaggtctgacagaacctgtgattaacggtcagagcccgtCTACAGGAGTcaacagaccctccttagtgggagacagcagaccctccttagtgggagacaacataccctctttagtgggagacagcagaccctccttcgtgggagacagcagaccctccttagtgggagacagcagaccctccttagtgggagacagcagcaccaggtcatctgtctactgcagaccctccttagtaggagacagcagaccctccttagtgggagacagcagaccctccttagtgggagacagcagcaccagggcATCTGTCTACTGCAGACCCTCCTTAGTAGGAGACAGCAGatcctccttagtgggagacagcagcatcAGGTCATCTGTCTActgcagaccctccttagtgggagacagcagaccctccttagtgggagacaacataccctctttagtgggagacaacagaccctccttagtgggagacagcagaccctccttagtgggagacagcagaccctccttagtgggagacaacagactctccttagtgggagacagcagaccctccttagtgggagacagcagaccctccttagtgggagacaacagaccctccttagtgggagacagcagaccctccttagtgggagacagcagcaccaggtcatctgtctacagcagacacttgatttcagtgttgtgtaAGGTGAGACAAGGTGCTGCCATATACTTCTGTTTTTGCCAGTTCATTAATGTCGATGTTAAATAGTATTGGACTTATTGAGCAGCCCTGTTTCACCCTACGTCCCCGAGAGAAGAAGTCTGTTTGCTTGTTGCCAATCTTAACCTCGCAATTTGTTTTTAGTGTACTTTGATTTAATAAAATCCTATGTTTTCCCTCCAATACCACTTTATATTAgtttataataataaaaatacCTTTGTGCCAAATTGAATCAAATGCTTCTTTGAAGttgtaatgaacacgatgggagCCAGAGAGCTGGTTTAAAGCACAGGGCGCATGATCAGGTGTTTATTAGTAAAGGAACACAGGAGGAGGCATGTAGCTgggtcaggggcaggtagctgggtccaggggcaggtagctgggtccagaggcaggtagctgggtccagaggcaggtagctgggtccagaggcatgtagctgggtcaggggcaggtagctgggtccaggggcaggtagctgggtccaggggcaggtagctgggtccaggggcaggtagctgggtacaggggcaggtagctgggtacAAGGGCAGGTAACTGGgtacaggggcaggtagctgggtcaggggcaggtagatgggtccaggggcaggtagctgggtccagtggcaggtagctgggtcaggggcaggtagctgggtccaggggcaggtagctgggtccaggggcaggtagctgggtccaggggcaggtagctgggtcaggggcaggtagctgggtccaggggcaggtagctgggtccagtggcaggtagctgggtcaggggcaggtagctgggtccaggggcaggtagctgggtccaggggcaggtagctgggtccaggggcaggtagctgggtcaggggcaggtagctgggtacAGGGGCAGGTAACTGGgtacaggggcaggtagctgggtccaggggcaggtagctgggtacaggggcaggtagctgggtccaggggcaggtagctgggtccaggggcatgtagctgggtcaggggcaggtagctgggtccaggggcaggtagctgggtccaggggcaggtagctgggtcaggggcaggtagctgggtccaggggcaggtagatGGGTCCAGGgtcaggtagctgggtccaggggcatgTAGCTGGGACTAGGGGCAgatagctgggtccaggggcaggtagctgggtcaggggcaggtagctgggtccaggggcaggtagctgggtccaggggcaggtagctgggtccaggggcaggtggCTGGgaccaggggcaggtagctgggtccaggggcatgTAGCTGGTTCCAGGGGCATGTAGCTGGGACCAatggcaggtagctgggtccaggggcatgcagctgggtccaggggcatgtagctgggtccaggggcaggtagctgggtacaggggcaggtagctgggtcagggcaggtagctgggtcaggggcaggtagctgggtccggAGGGCTTGGTGGCTGGGTCCAGTGGGTAGCTGGGTCAGGGGCATAAACAGGGTCcagggcaggtagctgggtccagacAGGTAGCTGAAGGTCAGGGCAGGGtggctgggtccaggggcaggtagctgggtacAGGGGCAGGTAACTGGGTACAGGGGCAGGTAGCGGGTCCAGAGACAGGCAGGATGTGCTGGGAGGCAGGTAGCTGAGTCCAGGGGCGAGCAGAAGGTCATAAACAGGGTGAATTtagctgggtccagggacagGCAGGTCATAAACAGGAGAAGGcagtagctgggtccagggacaggcagaggtcgcAAACAGGAGGAGGCGGTGGctggtccaggggcaggcagatagctgggtccaggggcaggtagctgggtcaggggcaggtagctgggtccaggggcaggtagctgggtccaggggcaggtagctgggtccaggggcaggtggCTGGgaccaggggcaggtagctgggtccaggggcatgTAGCTGGTTCCAGGGGCATGTAGCTGGGACCaagggcaggtagctgggtccaggggcatgcagctgggtccaggggcatgtagctgggtccaggggcaggtagctgggtacaggggcaggtagctgggtccaggggcaggtagctgggtccaggggcaggtagctgggtccaggggcaggtagctgggtacaggggcaggtagctgggtccaggggcaggtagctgggtccaggggcaggcagaaggtcatacacagggagtccaaaaaggcaacagtacaggcagggaaaaggctggTAACGTCGCCTGGGAGATCAGGCAAGAGGTTGATGACAGGAACAACTACGAAACACGGGAGGAATAACATGGACATAAACAGCGCTTCGAATAGAATGTGTACCAAAACAAACAGTACCTCACAGTgacggggtgcaaagaactgaactaaacagtgtgtgataatgacctacaggtgtagtgaacaggtgatcagaattcaggtgattgggatctggagagtgagctgcgttcaggggacctacgtgtttgagagtgtgagctggaaagtgggcctggagagtgagctggaaagtgggcctggagagtgagctggaaagtgggcctggagagtgagctggaaagtgggcctggagagtgagctggaaagtgggcctggagagtgagctgcattcaggggacctacgtgtttgagagtgtgagctggaagcagATGTTACAGATGTCTACAAAACACGAGTAGATTGTGACTTTGTTCTGGTTTAATTGTTTGTCAATTAAGAGTGTGGAGGTTGGAAATGTGACCTGTTGTACGATCATTTAAAAAGAAGATCCAGCCTGGCTTCTGTTCAGGACGTTGTGTTCCTCAGTGAAATGATCTAGTCTGCTATTTATGATACTGCAGAGAATCTACCCCAATGCCAATTCCTCTGTCATTatttgggtcaaatttgtctccatttttATAGATTGGTGTGATCAATCCCTGGTTCCAAATATCAGGGAAAATACCTGCAGTGAGGATAATGTTGAAGAGTTTAAGTTTTGCCAATTTGAATtcgtggtctgtatatttgatcatttcatttaaaATACCGTCAGCACCACAGGCCTCTTCGGGTTTGAGAGTGCGTCGTTTTTCCAATAATTCTTCTGTAATTGGGGTAGCCACAGGATTCTGATAGTCTTTGACTGCTGATTCAAGGATTTGTTATTTGTCTTGTATATCTTTTTGTTCTGGGCTCTTTGTTATATTGCTgtagaggtttgcaaagtgatttctccacatatccccatcttggagagccaattcctcatgatgaggtttgcaaagtgatttctccacatatccccatcttggagagccaattcctcatgatgaggtttgcaaagtgatttctccacatatccccatcttggagagccaattcatcctgatgaggtttgcaaagtgatttctccacatatccccatattggagagccaattcctcctgatgaggtttgcaaagtgatttctccacatatccccatcttggagagccaattcctcatgatgaggtttgctaagtgatttctccacatatccccatcttggagagccaattcctcatgatgaggtttgctaagtgatttctccacatatccccatcttggagagccaattcctcatgatgaggtttgctaagtgatttctccacatatccccatcttggagagccaattcctcatgatgaggtttgctaagtgatttctccacatatccccatcttggagagccaattcctcatgatgaggtttgcaaagtgatttctccacatatccccatcttggagagccaattcctcatgatgaggtttgcaaagtgatttctccacatatccccatcttggagagccaattcctcatgatgaggtttgcaaagtgatttctccacatatccccatcttggagagccaattcctcatgatgaggtttgcaaagtgatttctccacatatccccatcttggagagccaattcctcatgatgaggtttgctaagtgatttctccacatatccccatcttggagagccaattcctcatgatgaggtttgcaaagtgatttctccacatatccccatcttggagagccaattcctcatgatgaggtttgtttAATGTATTCCAATTCTCCCAGAAGTGGTTTGATTCTATGGATTCCTCAATTCCATCCAGCTGATTTCCAATGTGCTGTTCCTTttctgttcttagggtgtgtttgttttgcttcagtgtttccccaggtGTATATTGTTGTTGGTTTGTATTGCAGGTGTATATTGTTGTTGGTTTgttttgcttcagtgtttccccaggtGTATATTGTTGttggtttgtattgcttcagtgtttccccatactgttcttagggtgtgtttgttttgcttcagtgtttccccaggtGTATATTGTTGttggtttgtattgcttcagtgtttccccatactgttcttagggtgtgtttgttttgcttcagtgtttccccaggtGTATATTGTTGTTGGTTTgttttgcttcagtgtttccccatactg
Protein-coding sequences here:
- the LOC135566252 gene encoding coiled-coil domain-containing protein 86-like is translated as MPLDPAACPWTQLPALGPSYMPLEPATCPWTQLPAPGPSHLPLDPATCPWTQLPAPGPSYLPLTQLPAPGPSYLPAPGPATASSCLRPLPVPGPSYCLLLFMTCLSLDPAKFTLFMTFCSPLDSATCLPAHPACLWTRYLPLYPVTCPCTQLPAPGPSHPALTFSYLSGPSYLPWTLFMPLTQLPTGPSHQALRTQLPAPDPATCPDPATCPCTQLPAPGPSYMPLDPAACPWTQLPAIGPSYMPLEPATCPWTQLPAPGPSHLPLDPATCPWTQLPAPGPSYLPLTQLPAPGPSYLPLVPATCPWTQLPDPGPIYLPLDPATCP